In Achromobacter xylosoxidans A8, a single window of DNA contains:
- a CDS encoding UDP-glucose dehydrogenase family protein: MKITVVGTGYVGLVSGACLADMGNDVMCLDVDAAKIALLSQGGIPIYEPGLEDLVRRNVQAGRLHFTDDVAQSVAFGDVQFIAVGTPPGEDGSADLKYVLAAARNIARHMTARKLIVDKSTVPVGTADKVRAVVEQELAARGVDIPFSVASNPEFLKEGAAINDFMSPDRVVVGADDDYTIGVMRRIYEPFQRTHDRLMVMDVRSAELTKYAANAMLATRISFMNEMANLAEALGADIEQVRRGIGADPRIGYHFLYPGAGYGGSCFPKDVQALVNTAAENALPMRVIEAAEAANHAQKFRLSEKVVARFGEDLKGRKIALWGLSFKPNTDDMREAPSLTVIAELTRRGAEVRAYDPVAMHEAGRVLAGKPGISFATDMYDALDGADALLIATEWKVFRAPDFDRVKALLKTPLIIDGRNLYTPADVRGLGFEYSGIGRA; this comes from the coding sequence ATGAAGATCACGGTCGTGGGTACCGGTTACGTGGGGTTAGTGTCGGGGGCGTGCCTGGCCGACATGGGCAACGACGTCATGTGTCTGGATGTGGACGCGGCTAAGATCGCCCTGCTAAGTCAGGGCGGCATCCCCATCTACGAGCCGGGCCTTGAAGACCTGGTGCGCCGCAACGTGCAGGCAGGACGGCTGCACTTCACCGATGACGTCGCGCAAAGCGTGGCCTTCGGCGACGTGCAGTTCATCGCCGTGGGCACCCCGCCTGGCGAAGACGGTTCCGCCGACCTGAAGTACGTACTGGCCGCCGCTCGGAACATCGCGCGCCACATGACGGCGCGCAAGCTGATCGTGGACAAGTCCACCGTGCCGGTAGGCACGGCCGACAAGGTGCGCGCCGTGGTGGAGCAGGAGCTGGCGGCACGCGGGGTGGATATTCCCTTCAGCGTGGCGTCCAACCCCGAATTCCTGAAGGAAGGCGCCGCCATCAACGACTTCATGAGCCCGGACCGGGTCGTGGTCGGCGCGGACGACGACTACACCATTGGCGTCATGCGCCGCATCTACGAGCCCTTCCAGCGCACCCATGATCGCCTGATGGTGATGGACGTGCGCTCGGCCGAGCTGACCAAATACGCCGCCAACGCCATGCTGGCCACGCGCATTTCCTTCATGAACGAAATGGCGAACCTGGCCGAAGCGCTGGGCGCGGACATCGAACAAGTGCGCCGCGGCATCGGCGCCGATCCGCGCATCGGCTATCACTTCCTGTATCCCGGCGCGGGCTACGGCGGTTCCTGCTTCCCCAAGGACGTGCAGGCATTGGTCAACACCGCCGCCGAGAACGCCCTGCCCATGCGCGTCATCGAGGCCGCCGAGGCTGCCAACCACGCGCAGAAATTCCGCCTGTCCGAAAAAGTGGTCGCACGTTTTGGCGAAGACCTGAAGGGCCGCAAGATCGCGCTGTGGGGCCTGTCCTTCAAGCCCAACACCGACGACATGCGCGAAGCGCCCAGCCTGACCGTCATCGCCGAACTGACGCGCCGGGGCGCCGAAGTGCGCGCCTACGACCCCGTCGCCATGCATGAGGCCGGCCGCGTGCTGGCCGGCAAGCCCGGCATCAGCTTCGCCACCGATATGTACGACGCGCTGGACGGCGCCGACGCGCTCCTGATCGCGACCGAATGGAAGGTCTTCCGCGCGCCCGACTTCGATCGCGTCAAAGCCCTGCTCAAGACCCCGCTCATCATCGACGGCCGCAATCTCTACACGCCCGCGGACGTGCGCGGCCTGGGCTTCGAGTACTCGGGCATCGGCCGCGCATGA
- the glmU gene encoding bifunctional UDP-N-acetylglucosamine diphosphorylase/glucosamine-1-phosphate N-acetyltransferase GlmU — MLNVVILAAGLGKRMQSDLPKVLHTLAGKPMLGHVLDSARQLKPARIIVVVGHGADRVKQAYEGQSDLHFVLQQPQQGTGHAVQQAVPLLEGDGKDDVTLVLYGDVPLVQPETLQRLLDARGAGAAVLTEVLADSTGYGRIVRDASGNVCRIVEHKDASDAEREIREVNTGILTAPTAQLKDWLSRIDNNNAQGEYYLTDVVGLAVVDGVPVGAAQPGASWETLGVNSRVQQAELERRWQAEQARRQLEAGVTLADPARFDVRGSLTCGRDVFIDVGCVFEGQVSLADGVRVGPHCVLRDVSVGPGTHIEAYSHLQQAQVGRDARVGPYARLRPGAELGDRSHVGNFVEIKKSVLGADSKANHLAYIGDADIGARVNVGAGTITCNYDGVNKHRTVIEDDAFIGSDTQLVAPVRVGRGATLGAGTTLTRDAPAEKLTVSRAKQVTVDGWQRPVKKS; from the coding sequence ATGCTTAACGTAGTAATTCTTGCCGCCGGACTGGGTAAACGCATGCAGTCCGATCTCCCCAAAGTGCTGCACACGCTGGCTGGCAAACCGATGTTGGGCCACGTGCTGGACAGCGCGCGCCAACTCAAGCCGGCGCGCATCATCGTCGTGGTCGGCCATGGCGCGGACCGCGTCAAACAGGCTTATGAAGGCCAGTCGGACCTGCACTTCGTGTTGCAGCAACCGCAGCAAGGCACCGGCCACGCCGTGCAGCAGGCCGTGCCGCTGCTCGAAGGCGATGGCAAGGATGACGTGACCCTGGTGCTGTATGGCGATGTGCCGCTAGTGCAGCCCGAAACCCTGCAACGCCTGCTGGACGCCCGCGGCGCTGGCGCCGCCGTGTTGACCGAGGTGCTGGCGGATTCCACCGGCTACGGCCGCATCGTGCGCGACGCCAGCGGCAACGTGTGCCGCATCGTCGAACACAAGGACGCCTCGGACGCCGAGCGCGAGATCCGCGAAGTGAACACCGGCATCCTCACGGCGCCGACCGCGCAGCTGAAGGACTGGCTGTCCCGCATCGACAACAACAACGCCCAGGGCGAGTACTACCTGACCGACGTGGTCGGCCTGGCGGTGGTCGACGGCGTGCCGGTGGGCGCGGCCCAGCCGGGCGCGTCCTGGGAAACGCTGGGCGTGAACAGCCGCGTGCAGCAAGCCGAACTGGAGCGCCGCTGGCAGGCCGAGCAGGCCCGCCGCCAACTGGAAGCCGGCGTCACGCTGGCCGACCCGGCGCGTTTTGATGTGCGCGGCTCGCTCACCTGCGGACGCGATGTGTTCATCGACGTGGGCTGCGTGTTCGAAGGCCAGGTATCGCTGGCCGACGGCGTGCGCGTGGGCCCGCATTGCGTGCTGCGCGACGTCAGCGTCGGCCCGGGCACGCATATCGAGGCCTACAGCCATCTGCAGCAGGCACAGGTCGGCCGCGATGCGCGCGTCGGTCCCTACGCGCGCCTGCGCCCGGGCGCGGAACTCGGCGACCGCAGCCACGTCGGCAACTTCGTCGAGATCAAGAAGAGCGTGCTGGGCGCGGACAGCAAGGCCAACCACCTGGCCTACATCGGCGACGCCGACATCGGCGCCCGCGTGAACGTGGGTGCCGGCACCATCACCTGCAACTATGACGGCGTGAACAAGCACCGTACCGTCATCGAGGACGACGCCTTCATCGGCTCCGATACGCAGCTGGTGGCGCCGGTGCGCGTCGGCCGCGGCGCCACGCTGGGCGCGGGCACCACCCTGACCCGCGATGCGCCGGCCGAGAAACTGACGGTGTCGCGCGCCAAGCAGGTCACCGTCGACGGATGGCAGCGCCCGGTCAAGAAATCGTGA
- a CDS encoding MFS transporter: MAAPGQEIVTGQSGEAPASGAKPAPPDGLPTPRRYWAAATVMTGISLSVLDTTIANVALPTIAVDLNASPAQAVWIVNAYNLAVVMMLLPLSALAERIGFRRMFTFGLMLFTLASLGCALAGTLWQLTAARVFQGIGAASLMCMFGGLVRNIYPLKLLGRGISLNATTVAIMSVLGPTIGSAILSVAPWPWIFAVNLPICALAMLGLRHLPEVPRNDVKLDWISALLCMLTLGVFISGVDMMGMDLLRGIGLVAIATAIGFVLVRRVGKQPAPLVPVDLLRIRPLAFAVGASACTFAAQMASYVSLPFYFQQVLGRPYLEVGMLMGAWPVGTAIIAPLAGRLSDRYSAATLSGIGAAAMVVGMLWLAALPATVSNWPIVAGMFVAGMGFGFFQTPNNRALLSAAPRSRSGAAGGLQATTRVFGQSFGTALVAIAFSISLAHGPGLALVLGTVCAALAVVVNTVRFSKLRT; this comes from the coding sequence ATGGCAGCGCCCGGTCAAGAAATCGTGACGGGGCAGAGCGGAGAGGCGCCCGCAAGCGGCGCCAAGCCCGCCCCGCCCGACGGTCTGCCCACGCCGCGCCGCTACTGGGCGGCGGCAACAGTGATGACAGGCATCAGCCTGTCGGTCCTGGACACCACCATCGCCAATGTGGCGCTGCCCACGATCGCCGTCGACCTCAATGCGTCGCCGGCCCAGGCGGTCTGGATCGTGAACGCCTACAACCTGGCGGTGGTGATGATGCTGCTGCCCTTGTCGGCGCTGGCCGAGCGCATCGGTTTTCGCCGCATGTTCACCTTCGGCCTGATGCTGTTCACGCTGGCCTCGCTGGGCTGCGCCCTGGCCGGCACGCTCTGGCAGCTGACGGCGGCGCGCGTGTTCCAGGGCATAGGCGCGGCTTCGCTCATGTGCATGTTTGGCGGGCTGGTGCGCAACATCTATCCACTGAAACTGCTGGGACGCGGCATCAGCCTGAACGCCACCACCGTGGCCATCATGTCGGTGCTGGGGCCGACTATCGGTTCGGCCATCCTGTCGGTGGCGCCCTGGCCCTGGATCTTCGCCGTCAACCTGCCGATCTGCGCGCTGGCGATGCTGGGCCTGCGCCATTTGCCGGAAGTGCCGCGCAACGATGTGAAGCTGGACTGGATCAGCGCCCTGCTGTGCATGCTGACCCTGGGCGTCTTTATTTCGGGCGTGGACATGATGGGCATGGATCTGTTGCGCGGCATCGGCCTGGTGGCGATCGCCACGGCCATCGGCTTCGTGCTGGTGCGCCGCGTCGGCAAGCAGCCGGCGCCGCTGGTGCCCGTGGACCTGCTGCGCATCCGCCCGCTGGCCTTTGCGGTGGGCGCCTCGGCCTGCACCTTCGCCGCGCAGATGGCGTCCTATGTGTCCCTGCCGTTCTATTTCCAGCAGGTGTTGGGCCGGCCCTATCTGGAAGTGGGCATGCTGATGGGCGCCTGGCCCGTGGGCACCGCCATCATCGCTCCGCTGGCGGGCCGGCTGTCTGACCGCTATTCGGCCGCCACGCTCAGCGGCATAGGCGCGGCCGCCATGGTGGTCGGCATGCTGTGGCTGGCGGCGCTGCCGGCCACGGTCTCGAACTGGCCCATTGTGGCGGGCATGTTCGTGGCGGGAATGGGCTTCGGCTTTTTCCAGACGCCCAACAACCGCGCCTTGTTGTCGGCCGCGCCCCGCTCGCGCAGCGGCGCGGCGGGCGGCCTGCAAGCCACTACCCGGGTATTCGGCCAGAGCTTCGGCACGGCGCTGGTCGCCATCGCGTTCAGTATCAGCCTGGCGCATGGTCCGGGCCTGGCGCTGGTGCTGGGGACCGTCTGCGCCGCCCTGGCGGTGGTGGTGAATACCGTCCGCTTCAGCAAGCTGCGGACCTAG